The DNA window GGATCAGATGCCGTACCGGGATTCAGTTGCAGCGGTCCGGTGGTCGGCATGATCAGGAAATCCCCGAGATCAGAATGGCCGGTTCCGCTGAAATGCGTAGCACTGAAGCCTACAATCGTCTTATCTTCATACCGGTATCCAGCGCAGTATTTATAAACGTCGCCGTTGTATTTTCCGTTGACGGCATAAGACAAAGTATCCGTTTCCGGGCTTAGCTGAACAGCCCCGAACGGGACGGTTGCACCGGGATAGGTATGGCCCATTTTTTCGGTTCCGATCAGCGGATTGACATAATAAACGGGTCTTTCAGGTTGCTGGGATTTATAATATGAAATGAAATTTATAAAAATCAGTAAAAAATAAATTTTATGATGTTTCATTGGTGAATAAAATTTTAAAAGCTAAAAATAGCTAAAAATAAATCAACAATGATGATTCCTGCTCAGAAAGCAGTCCCGGTGAATGCGCATCACTCTTTTCAGACAAGAATTTAACGGTGAGAAATAATAATTTTCTTACCGATCTCGGTTTGCCCTGTCTTCAGTTTTAAAATATAATTTCCTTCTGTAACGGCGGAAACATTGATCTCGAGCCGGTTGGAAATCAGCTTCTCTGTTTGCTGAAGAATAATCCTTCCGCTCATATCTAAGATCTGGTATTGTATATTATTTTCCTTTCTTTGTTCAAAATCAACGTAAATATACTGGCTTGCCGGAACCGGATAAACCTTTATTCCCTGATCTGAAATGACCTCTGATGTTCCAAGGTTACTGCAAACCGTGCTTGCTTTCTGCGCTCCGGTAATCACATCCACCTTCTGGCTTCCTGTAACGTAATAATCAAGTTCGGAAGTAATCATCAGGCTGGTGGTCGCTCCAAGCCAGTCCTGCAGCAGCGAAGCGAAAATCTGCCGGTAATCATACCTTCTCTGGTTCTGGTTGTAATAAAAGCTGGTCTGATTGGTAAATACAGGATGATCTCCTAAAATTCCTGCCGCTGCAGCATTACCGATCACAAAAAACGGGGCCAGGTCCCCATGATCTGTTCCCGTACTTCCATTTTCCCGTACCTGCCTTCCGAATTCGCTGAATGTAACGGTCATTATCTTGTCTGCAATGCCGAGCTGCTGGATATCTGCCTGGAAGGCTGCAACAGAACCGGCAATATCCCCAAGGAGATTGGCATGCGTACCCAGATGAGGGCTTCCTGACTGTACCTGATTCACGTGGGTGTCGAATCCGCTTAGGTTAACCTGGAAAATTTTGGTTTTGCTTCCCCCTTTGATCATTCTGGCAACGGTTTTCAGCTGTTTTGCCAAAGAAGAGTTAGGATATGCTGCAGCAGAATTATTTCCGGCATTGAAGACCTGCATTACACGGTCATAATAAGCATCCATACTTGCTGCAATACTCTTTACATAGGCCAAAAGGTCATTATACTCTGAAGTAACCAGCTTTAAGGTGCTGAAAATGCTGGATTGGAAGCCGGTAAGGTTATACTCAATGTTTTTTTCCGTTGTATGCTCATAGAACAGGCATGGATTAAGATTTCCCATCTGTATGGCAAGCGGATCCGGGTTGAGAGTCGTCGGGTTTCCTGCAAGACCCGGATACAGCGAGCCCAGAAACCGGCCGAATATTCCATCCAGGAGATCAGAATTGACACTGCCGTCCTTACCTGCAAACATAAGGTTTTCTGATCTGAAGTGTGAGTAGTTGGGGTTTGGATATCCCACTCCGTTCATAAGCAGGAGTTTGCCGGAATCATAAAGGCTTTTAAAGCCGGTCATTGAAGGATTCAGGCCGACAAGTTTACCGGAAGCTACTGTACTGTCCAGCGGAATATAGCTTCCGGTCCCTGTACTGGCAATCTTAATGTTTGGCCTCAGCGCAGCATAGGTGCTGTACTGGCTTATAGGAATCACGGTATTGAGCCCGTCATTGGCACCGGCCAGCCTGAGAATAACCAAAACCCTGTCATTAACAGTATCGCAGCTGAGCTGCAGATCCAGAAACTGGTTCATAAACCTTGAAGGCATACCATTGAGATAAAACGGTGCACCAATACCTCCGAGAGAAACTAATCTTAAAAAATCTTTTCTGTTCATGGTCTTAGATGATTTGAAATTCAGGCGATTTAATAATCGCTTTTACCAGTCTGTCTATAGGGATTTTCACATTGTTGGCATTCCCCGTACTGATGTAGTTGTTCCATTCATTGAGCCAGTTGATCGTGCTGAGGTTATTCAGAAATACATTTTTGAAATAATTGTAACGGTCGCCGGTAGGCACTTCCACAAACATCATCTGCAGAAATTCGGTAACCAGTGTATCTGTATCGCCCGGATTAGAAAAATAGCCGCTGTCTTTTACAAACGGAGCGTTGTACAGTTTAAAGGTGAAACCGTTATAAGTCAGCCCGTTGATCAGGTAGTCAATCGTATTGTTGTACCGTATCCTGAGGGAAGAAGTGGTAATCCAGTTTTTGTCATAATTAGGGCTGCTTGAATATCCTGAGTAGCCGTTGACCGATTGCGGCCTGAAAACCGGCATTCCGGCATTGGAAGCATAATTGGTCACAACGCCCATCAGGCTGTGTATCGCGGAGGGGTTGGCAGTATATAACGGGATCTGAAGATTAAGCAGCGAAAACATATGAAGGTACAGCTCAACAGGATTTCTTATGATGTTTCCGATGGTCTGATCACCGGCCACACTGTCTTCTTCATCATAAAAATGTTTGCTTTTCAGAAGTGTGGTAATGGCAGGGATGATATTATAGTTGTCAGTTTTAAGCGCTGCTGCAAGTGGGACAATAATCCCTGTTTCTATAGCCGAAGTAATTTCCCTACCCACGAAATAGCGGTAGATCCTTCTGCAGTATGCTTTTGCCGTTTCATCTTTGTCAAAAATCATATTGATATAATTCTGAAGCTCTGTTTTAATGGTTGCTTCGGTAGTGCCTCCGGGAATAGATTGTGAACCGAATGCGGCAGAAAAAGTTTTGGTTCCCGTATCATGGTTATTTACTTTAACCTGTCCGGTAGGAATTTGGGTAACAGAATCTACAGAAGTAAGCCTGGCTGTCTTATCAAGATGTATGGATGAGGTCAGTGAAAAACCCGTCAACACCCTCGCTGCCTGCTGTACATCAGTTTCCGTATAATTGGTGTAGTTTCCGGTAGCAATCTGCGGACCTTTTAAAATGGTAAAAAGCTCTAGGAATTCCCGTGCATAATTCTGATTGGGGCTGGTGTTCTGATTTAGATTGTTATTGAGATACAGCAGCATTCTTGGGTTCTGAGTGACTCGTACGGCAAGATCTTTAAGGCTGCCGTTGACATGAAATCTTAAAAGCTCTTTATAATCAAAATTAATCCAGAAAGAAGCATCATCGTCAGCAATAAAAAGGATGTGCAGAAAGTAGGCGATTTTATGTTGTGCCGAGGGATCTTTAAGAGCGGAATATAGCCACCAGTAGAGATCATTTCTTACACTGTTGGCTGTATTCTGTGTATCAGTAATATTGGGACTGGCTGATGTAGGGACAATGGTCTCACCAGCATTATTAAGAGGCGAGGGAGGAACAGGATTGCTGAAATTAAATAATTCTGTCAGTGCCTGCTGTGGAGTCTTGACAGCTAAGTCCAGAATTCTGGCTTTCGTAATGTTGTAAGTGGTGCGTCTCAGGAGATGATAGGCATTTGCAAATCCCAGCGCATTGGTTTTAGGCGTTAGACTCGGCATGGCAATGAGTATTTTGAAACAAATGTACGTTTTTAATGAATATGTGGTATTTTTATATTGAAATTAATATAATTTTAATATAAATAATACATAAGTGTCTAATAATTGATTTTAGTCTTTGCCAATGGAATGTTGCTGTGATTGATATATAAGGCATAGTTTTTCACTCAGCAGAAACAAATATTTGTGCTACATTTACGGAATACATCATACTTATTAAAGTTCTCAAATATTATTAAACAATACATTTATGAATCTGTACACACAGCCAATGCTCCGCGAAGGAGCCCTTAAAGATAAAGTTGCTATTGTAACCGGCGGCGGAAGCGGCCTGGGAAAAGCCATGACCAGGTATTTCCTGGAACTGGGCGCAAAGGTCGTTATCACTTCCAGGAATCTTGAGAAACTCCAGGTAACTGCCGGAGAGCTGGAAGAACAGACCGGCGGCAAAGTGCTTTGTGTAGCCTGTGACGTTAGAAACTGGGATGAGGTGGAAGCGATGAAGGAAGCAACGCTCGCAGCATTCGGCAAAATTGATATCCTGCTGAACAATGCTGCAGGAAACTTTATATCTCCTACAGAGCGCCTTACGCATTCTGCTTTCGATTCCATTCTGGATATCGTTCTTAAAGGCACCAAAAACTGTACACTTTCCATTGGAAAGCACTGGATCGATTCAAAAACATCCGGGACGGTTCTTAATATCGTTACGACCTATTCCTGGACGGGATCTGCCTATGTTGTGCCTTCTGCCTGTGCCAAAGCCGGTGTCCTGGCAATGACCCGTTCTCTTGCTGTGGAATGGGCCAAATATGGCATCCGTTTTAATGCTATTGCACCGGGACCGTTCCCTACCAAAGGAGCATGGGACAGGCTGCTTCCCGGAGACCTTCAGGAAAAATTCGATATGAAGAAGAAAGTGCCTTTAAGAAGGGTAGGTGAACATCAGGAGCTGGCCAATCTTGCGGCTTATCTGGTGTCGGACTATTCTGCCTATATGAACGGAGAGGTAGTTACGATAGATGGAGGCGAGTGGCTTCAGGGAGCTGGAGAGTTCAATATGCTGGAAGACGTTCCTCAGGAAATGTGGGATGCCCTGGAAGCCATGATCAAAGCAAAGAAGTCAAACTGATTTTCTGAAATATAACAGCACGCATGCTGTAACAATCTGCCGTCTTCCGCAACCTATTGCATAAGCTATAAAAAATAATTTCAATGAACCTTAGATCCCGAATTCTGGTTCCTGCACTGGCCGCTCTGTTTTTTACATCTGCCTACGCCCAGGAAGCTCCCAAGTATGATTACACAGAAGCCTTCAAGCCTTTTTTCTATCCCCAGACCGGTACGGAAACCCGCTCGGCAAGCGGACAGCCCGGGCATGCCTATTGGCAGAATGCCGTGAACTACAACCTGGATATCTCCCTCAATGATGCGCAGGACGAACTTACGGGAACCGCAGAGATCACCTATACCAATAACAGTCCGGATACTATGGGGTTCCTTTGGCTGCAATTAGATCAGAACCTGTTTAAGAAGGATTCCAGAGGAAATGCGCTGGTACCGTTATCCGGAAGCAGGAACGGGGCGCATGGAGAGGATTTTGACGGAGGTTACCGTATAAAATCCGTTAAGCTGGATGGGAAAGATGTAAAATATACGGTTACTGATACCAGGATGCAGATCGATCTTCCGAAAGAGCTGAAATCCAGAGGCGGGGTAGCAAAAATAAAAATAGAATATTCATTCAAGTCTCCGCAATACGGATCAGACAGGATGGGAATCCAGGATACCAAAAACGGAAAGATCTTTACCATCGCTCAGTGGTATCCGAGAATGTGTGTGTATGATGATGTACTCGGCTGGAATACCATGCCTTACCTGGGTGCCTCTGAATTCTATCTGGAATACGGAGACATCACGGCCAACATCACAGTGCCGGCAAATCATTATGTCGTTGCTTCCGGAGAGCTTCTTAATGCGAAGGAAGTGTATACCAGAGAACAGAATAGCCGTTGGGATCAGGCCAGGAACAGTGACAAAACGGTGATGATCCGCCCTGAATCCGAAATCGGAAAAGCCCAGCCGGCCGGAACCAAAACCTGGAAGTTCAGGATAAACCAGGCCCGGGACTTTGCATGGGCATCTTCAGCCGCTTTTATCCTGGATGCAGCAAGGATCAATCTTCCCGGAGGAAAGAAATCATTGGCGATCTCAGCGTATCCTGCTGAAAGTGCCGGTGAAAAAGCATGGGGAAGATCCACGGAATATACCAAAGCAGCCATTGAGCATTATTCTGCCAAATGGTATGGATATACGTATCCTGCCGCTACCAACGTAGCAGGAAATGAGGGCGGAATGGAATATCCGGGAATTGTATTCTGCCATATGGATTCCAAGGGTGAGGACCTTTGGGGAGTTACCGACCATGAGTTCGGGCACAACTGGTTTCCGATGATTGTAGGTTCCAATGAGCGATTGTTTGCCTGGATGGACGAAGGGTTCAATACCTTTATTAATGAATTGTCCACAGAAGCCTTCAATAAAGGAGAATATTACCGGAAGAAGAATATAGCCCAGATGGGAGGCTATATTATGAGCGATAATTTTGAGCCGATCATGGTAGGTCCGGATAATATGAAGGAAAACAGCATCGGCGTTCTGGCATATTATAAGCCCGGAATGGGATTGCAGATCCTCAGGGAATCAATCTTAGGGCCGGAGAAATTCGATAAGGCATTCAGGACATATATTGACCGTTGGGCATTTAAGCACCCTACGCCATGGGATTTTTTCCATACCATGGAAAATGTTTCCGGGGAAGAACTGAACTGGTTCTGGAGAGGCTGGTTTATGAACAAATGGAAAATAGACCAGGCGGTTAAAAATGTAAAATATGTAAACGGAGATTTCAAGAGCGGAGCTGAGATCACGGTGGAAAACCTTGGCCAGCTGCCTATGCCTACTACCGTACAGGTGAAGTTTAAGGACGGGACTGCACAGGTCGTGAAATTACCTGTAGAAGTCTGGAAGCGTAATAAAGAGTGGACATTTAAAGTAAATTCTGTGAAAGAAATTGAGCAGGTGAAGCTGGATCCGGAATCTGCCATCCCGGATACCAACAGCAAGAATAATGTATGGACCTGGGATTCGACGCAGTCTAAGCCGGTAGAGAAAATTAATGTAAAAGATTTTACCGGAACATTCGGCAGCAAACAAGTTCCTATAAAAATTACATTTGTGGAGAAAAACAACCAGCTATATGCCCAGGCAACCGGACAACCGGAATTTCCACTGGAATATACCGGTGATCGCACCTTTACGTTTGAGCAGGCACAGATCTCCCTCAAATTCAGCCAGGACAGGAAGACCATTACATTCTCCCAGGGCGGCAGGGATTTCACCTTCACGAAAGAATAAAATGAGAAGACCATCACGATCAAACTCCGGAATTATAGTCCGGAGTTTTTGTTTGTGAACATCTTTTAAAATGATACCGGGGAATTCTTAACCTCTTTTTTAAACAGAAACTTTATTTTTGTTTAAATTTTAAAAAATCAAAAAATGAATTTCAGATTTTCAGTGGTCTGTCTGATGCTGGCAGTAATGTCATTTTCACAGGACCTTAGGGTAATGAGTTTTAATATCAGGCTGCAGGTGGATTCGGATAAGGAAAATGCATGGACGGAAAGAAAGCAGGACGCCCTGGATTTGATCAGGTATTACCATCCGGATTATTTCGGGGTGCAGGAAGCGCTCCCGGAACAGATGAAAGATATCAAAACAGGCCTTAAAAACTATGACTATGTAGGCGTGGGAAGGGATGATGGTAAGGAAAAAGGGGAGTTTTCAGCCATCTTTTATGATACGGCAAGATTACAGGTGCTGAAATCAGGGACCTTCTGGCTTTCCGAAACACCCGAGAAGCCTTCCAGGGGATGGGATGCAGCCCTTAACAGGATCTGTACCTATGCGGTTTTCAGGGATAAAAAGTCGAAAAAGGAATTCATGGCTCTGAACCTTCATTTTGATCATATCGGAAATGTGGCAAGGGTAAAGTCTTCGGAACTGATCTTAAAAAAGATTGCTGAGATCAACCCTAAAAATCTTCCGGTAACGGTAAGCGGGGACTTTAACCTGACTGAAGATTCAGAACCGATTAAAATCATGTCCAAAAACCTTCAGGACACCTACTATCATTCCGAAACAAAACATTACGGTCCTAAAGGGACCTTCACCGGTTTTAATGTGAATGAAATCCCGAAAGAAAGGATTGACTATATTTTTGTAAAAGGATTTAAAATCAGGTCTCACAGGCATATCAACGACAGGAGGGAAAACCTGCTGTATCCGTCGGATCATTTCCCTGTTCTTACGGAGCTTTCCTTTTAATATCGAAATTATACGGGAAAATCAACTTCAAATCCAATTCCTCTCAGGGATTGGATCTTGATTTCAGGATCATGCTGGAAATATTTTCTCAGCCGGCTGATAAAGACATCAAGGCTTCTGCCTGTGAAATAGTCATTGGTCTCCCATAAGCTGTCCAGGATATCGTCCCTTTTGATGGTCTTATGATTATGCTGCAGCAGGTATAACAGTAATTGCTGTTCCCGGATGGTGAGGCGGATGTTTTCAGCAGGGTGATAGAGCAGCAGTTTTTCCGTATCCAGGTTATAGCGGCCGATCCTGATTTTTGTTTCCACAGCAGGTAATGTCCGTTTCAGAACATTCCGGATCCGCAGGACCAGCTCTTCCGGGTCACAGGGTTTTGCAATATAATCATCGGCACCTATTTTCAGTCCGGTCAGGCGGTCAATTTTCTGGTTTTTGGCGGTTAAAAAAAGAACCGGAAAATTAGGATGGGCTTTAAGGATTATTTTTGCCAGAGAGAAACCGTCCATATTGGGCATCATGATGTCCAGGATTCCGAGCTGGTACGGAAACGGGCCTGAGATAACTTCTGTAAGATCTTCAGGGTTCTGAAACCAGGCCACTTCAAAATCTTCCAGTTCCAGGTATTGTTTGAGGATCATCCCGAAATCAGGATCGTCTTCTGCTAAAAGGATCTTAACTTTCATAATGCATCTGTATGGTAAATAATGTCCCTGCGCCGATAGTGCTTGCCACCTGAATGGTGCCGTTATACTGTTCTACGATATTCCGTACGAAATACAGGCCGAGTCCCAGTCCTTTCGTATTGTGGATGTTATCGGACTGCACACGGTAAAATTTTTCAAATATATTCTTAAGTTCTCTTTTCGCAATGCCTTGTCCGTTGTCCGAAACCTGTATATGTAAAATGCCTTCCGTAGTATTGATATGGACAGTGATTCTGTCTGAACCGTATTTAATGCTGTTTTCACAAAGGTTTTTAACAATGGTTTCCATCATGTTTTTATCGAATGGCAGCTCTCCTGTTACAGAAATTTGTGTGTCAAATAGGATTTCAGGATAGGTAAAAGTAAGGTCCTGGATGAAGAAGCTCCAGTCTTCCGGTTCTATACTGTATGTTTCCTCTTTTTCGCTTTCGTGAAGCTGTTTCATAAGATTCTCCAGCCGTACGATCTGGCGGTCGATAAGAAGAAGTGTCTCTGTGTTCCAGTCTTTCTTAAGGGCTTTTGAGGCAATTTTTAAAGTAGCAATAGGTGTTTTGAATTCATGAGAAATATTATCCACCACCGTATGCAGGACTTCTACCTGCTTCTGCTGCCTGATGAGGTTTTTTAAGGTAAAAAGATACAGCATCAGTACGCTGGCCAGAAGGATGACGCAGCATATGATCAGGAGGATCAGTTCCTTGAAAATAACGGTCCTGATATTCAGAATCTCAAAATCTGTCCTGCTGCGGACAAGAAAAGAATTTTTCTTCGATGCATCCGTTTTGGAAGTTGATGAGGTCTCCCATCTTCCGGTATTGAAAATCCCGGGTTTAATAACTTTGTTTTTGGTTTCATACAGGACTATGGGCTGGCTGATCAGCTGTGCACCATCAGTTAGTGAAGTCACGGAAGTATATTTGATCCGTGCAGCGATACGGTATCCTTTTTCTTCAAAAGAACGGTTGATATAATCTGATAATTGCTGTTCCGTATTTTTCCTGTTTCTTTCAAAAAAGGCCAGGAATTCCCTGCGGTTGATTAAGTGGTCATGGTATTGGACAAGGATATCGTGGACTTCATCATCATAGTCAGTGTCTTTTACTCTGCCTGCATCTTCAAGTTTATCCGTATAATTGGTGAGCCTGTCATGTACAGACCGGTATATTTCCCGTTCTTTTACCTGGTACGTCTTACACAGGAAATAGACCTGTATCCCCAGTAAGAGGAGAAAAAGTCCTGCGAATACCAGTATAAGAGTTTTGCTTTTACGAACCATCATGGCAAAGATAGAATATTAGTTTTTCCCTAATCAGCATTAACCCGCCATTAACCTTCCGTTAACCGAAATTTCCCTTGGCAATAATGAATTTTACAGCAGGAAAGGTCTTTTCACCTCATTCAAAAAAATAAAATCATGTACAAATATTTTTTACTGCTGTGTTTTCCGGTTCTCATGTGGGGGCAGAAACAAAAAATTCATGGTACTGTTATGTCTT is part of the Chryseobacterium camelliae genome and encodes:
- a CDS encoding DUF1501 domain-containing protein, giving the protein MNRKDFLRLVSLGGIGAPFYLNGMPSRFMNQFLDLQLSCDTVNDRVLVILRLAGANDGLNTVIPISQYSTYAALRPNIKIASTGTGSYIPLDSTVASGKLVGLNPSMTGFKSLYDSGKLLLMNGVGYPNPNYSHFRSENLMFAGKDGSVNSDLLDGIFGRFLGSLYPGLAGNPTTLNPDPLAIQMGNLNPCLFYEHTTEKNIEYNLTGFQSSIFSTLKLVTSEYNDLLAYVKSIAASMDAYYDRVMQVFNAGNNSAAAYPNSSLAKQLKTVARMIKGGSKTKIFQVNLSGFDTHVNQVQSGSPHLGTHANLLGDIAGSVAAFQADIQQLGIADKIMTVTFSEFGRQVRENGSTGTDHGDLAPFFVIGNAAAAGILGDHPVFTNQTSFYYNQNQRRYDYRQIFASLLQDWLGATTSLMITSELDYYVTGSQKVDVITGAQKASTVCSNLGTSEVISDQGIKVYPVPASQYIYVDFEQRKENNIQYQILDMSGRIILQQTEKLISNRLEINVSAVTEGNYILKLKTGQTEIGKKIIISHR
- a CDS encoding DUF1800 family protein, whose translation is MPSLTPKTNALGFANAYHLLRRTTYNITKARILDLAVKTPQQALTELFNFSNPVPPSPLNNAGETIVPTSASPNITDTQNTANSVRNDLYWWLYSALKDPSAQHKIAYFLHILFIADDDASFWINFDYKELLRFHVNGSLKDLAVRVTQNPRMLLYLNNNLNQNTSPNQNYAREFLELFTILKGPQIATGNYTNYTETDVQQAARVLTGFSLTSSIHLDKTARLTSVDSVTQIPTGQVKVNNHDTGTKTFSAAFGSQSIPGGTTEATIKTELQNYINMIFDKDETAKAYCRRIYRYFVGREITSAIETGIIVPLAAALKTDNYNIIPAITTLLKSKHFYDEEDSVAGDQTIGNIIRNPVELYLHMFSLLNLQIPLYTANPSAIHSLMGVVTNYASNAGMPVFRPQSVNGYSGYSSSPNYDKNWITTSSLRIRYNNTIDYLINGLTYNGFTFKLYNAPFVKDSGYFSNPGDTDTLVTEFLQMMFVEVPTGDRYNYFKNVFLNNLSTINWLNEWNNYISTGNANNVKIPIDRLVKAIIKSPEFQII
- a CDS encoding SDR family oxidoreductase — protein: MNLYTQPMLREGALKDKVAIVTGGGSGLGKAMTRYFLELGAKVVITSRNLEKLQVTAGELEEQTGGKVLCVACDVRNWDEVEAMKEATLAAFGKIDILLNNAAGNFISPTERLTHSAFDSILDIVLKGTKNCTLSIGKHWIDSKTSGTVLNIVTTYSWTGSAYVVPSACAKAGVLAMTRSLAVEWAKYGIRFNAIAPGPFPTKGAWDRLLPGDLQEKFDMKKKVPLRRVGEHQELANLAAYLVSDYSAYMNGEVVTIDGGEWLQGAGEFNMLEDVPQEMWDALEAMIKAKKSN
- a CDS encoding M1 family metallopeptidase is translated as MNLRSRILVPALAALFFTSAYAQEAPKYDYTEAFKPFFYPQTGTETRSASGQPGHAYWQNAVNYNLDISLNDAQDELTGTAEITYTNNSPDTMGFLWLQLDQNLFKKDSRGNALVPLSGSRNGAHGEDFDGGYRIKSVKLDGKDVKYTVTDTRMQIDLPKELKSRGGVAKIKIEYSFKSPQYGSDRMGIQDTKNGKIFTIAQWYPRMCVYDDVLGWNTMPYLGASEFYLEYGDITANITVPANHYVVASGELLNAKEVYTREQNSRWDQARNSDKTVMIRPESEIGKAQPAGTKTWKFRINQARDFAWASSAAFILDAARINLPGGKKSLAISAYPAESAGEKAWGRSTEYTKAAIEHYSAKWYGYTYPAATNVAGNEGGMEYPGIVFCHMDSKGEDLWGVTDHEFGHNWFPMIVGSNERLFAWMDEGFNTFINELSTEAFNKGEYYRKKNIAQMGGYIMSDNFEPIMVGPDNMKENSIGVLAYYKPGMGLQILRESILGPEKFDKAFRTYIDRWAFKHPTPWDFFHTMENVSGEELNWFWRGWFMNKWKIDQAVKNVKYVNGDFKSGAEITVENLGQLPMPTTVQVKFKDGTAQVVKLPVEVWKRNKEWTFKVNSVKEIEQVKLDPESAIPDTNSKNNVWTWDSTQSKPVEKINVKDFTGTFGSKQVPIKITFVEKNNQLYAQATGQPEFPLEYTGDRTFTFEQAQISLKFSQDRKTITFSQGGRDFTFTKE
- a CDS encoding endonuclease/exonuclease/phosphatase family protein — its product is MNFRFSVVCLMLAVMSFSQDLRVMSFNIRLQVDSDKENAWTERKQDALDLIRYYHPDYFGVQEALPEQMKDIKTGLKNYDYVGVGRDDGKEKGEFSAIFYDTARLQVLKSGTFWLSETPEKPSRGWDAALNRICTYAVFRDKKSKKEFMALNLHFDHIGNVARVKSSELILKKIAEINPKNLPVTVSGDFNLTEDSEPIKIMSKNLQDTYYHSETKHYGPKGTFTGFNVNEIPKERIDYIFVKGFKIRSHRHINDRRENLLYPSDHFPVLTELSF
- a CDS encoding response regulator transcription factor, yielding MKVKILLAEDDPDFGMILKQYLELEDFEVAWFQNPEDLTEVISGPFPYQLGILDIMMPNMDGFSLAKIILKAHPNFPVLFLTAKNQKIDRLTGLKIGADDYIAKPCDPEELVLRIRNVLKRTLPAVETKIRIGRYNLDTEKLLLYHPAENIRLTIREQQLLLYLLQHNHKTIKRDDILDSLWETNDYFTGRSLDVFISRLRKYFQHDPEIKIQSLRGIGFEVDFPV
- a CDS encoding sensor histidine kinase — protein: MMVRKSKTLILVFAGLFLLLLGIQVYFLCKTYQVKEREIYRSVHDRLTNYTDKLEDAGRVKDTDYDDEVHDILVQYHDHLINRREFLAFFERNRKNTEQQLSDYINRSFEEKGYRIAARIKYTSVTSLTDGAQLISQPIVLYETKNKVIKPGIFNTGRWETSSTSKTDASKKNSFLVRSRTDFEILNIRTVIFKELILLIICCVILLASVLMLYLFTLKNLIRQQKQVEVLHTVVDNISHEFKTPIATLKIASKALKKDWNTETLLLIDRQIVRLENLMKQLHESEKEETYSIEPEDWSFFIQDLTFTYPEILFDTQISVTGELPFDKNMMETIVKNLCENSIKYGSDRITVHINTTEGILHIQVSDNGQGIAKRELKNIFEKFYRVQSDNIHNTKGLGLGLYFVRNIVEQYNGTIQVASTIGAGTLFTIQMHYES